One window of the Eucalyptus grandis isolate ANBG69807.140 chromosome 6, ASM1654582v1, whole genome shotgun sequence genome contains the following:
- the LOC104452129 gene encoding probable serine/threonine-protein kinase PBL11, whose amino-acid sequence MVFNLHSPSVSSTDSDTESVAKTGSCLLFPRTTLLSGPFSRASTDLDTKSGGMGGKAEKLYWKWGLNSDQLGRKAMRGLPASQEALVKNPKVKRDALVGSEIGRLAVVSGGGRVEEPPATAKSGEVITPNLRMYTLAELKRATRNFRPDTMLGEGGFGRVFKGWVDERTLAPSKDGKGIPVAVKKSNPDSDQGLREWQSEVKFLGKFSHPNLVRLPGYCWEDNQYLLVYEYMQRGSLENHLFRRGAEPLPWAVRLKIAIGATRGLEFLHRPEINVIYRDFKSSNILLDVDFNAKLSDFGLAKRGPAGGNSYVTTQVIETDDDATPEYFATDIGLAKLGLAGGNSHVTTRVIGTYGYAAPEYIATGHLYVKSDLYGFGVVLLEMLTGLQALDNTRPSGQQNLVEWARPSLRDKRKLRKIMDSRLERRYPLKAATQAAELILKCLEGDPNVRPSTDEVLKTLEQINTIRVKKKGDQGEHIEPAILSPTSPQSPPPIAN is encoded by the exons ATGGTGTTCAACTTGCACTCTCCGTCCGTGTCCAGCACCGATTCAGACACCGAGAGTGTAGCGAAG ACAGGTTCTTGCCTATTGTTCCCAAGAACGACGCTGCTCTCCGGGCCTTTCTCTCGGGCCAGCACCGATTTAGACACCAAGAGTGGAGGGATGGGAGGGAAG GCAGAAAAGCTGTATTGGAAATGGGGCCTAAATTCTGACCAACTTGGAAGGAAAGCTATGAGAGGACTGCCAGCGTCTCAAG aagctCTTGTGAAGAACCCCAAGGTAAAGCGAGATGCATTGGTGGGGAGCGAGATTGGGAGGTTGGCGGTGGTGAGTGGCGGCGGCAGAGTGGAGGAACCTCCGGCCACGGCAAAATCCGGGGAGGTGATAACGCCCAACCTGAGAATGTACACGCTGGCGGAGCTGAAGAGGGCGACCCGGAACTTCAGGCCGGACACGATGCTCGGGGAGGGCGGGTTCGGAAGGGTGTTCAAGGGCTGGGTGGACGAGAGGACGCTCGCCCCGTCCAAGGACGGCAAGGGCATCCCGGTGGCCGTCAAGAAGTCCAATCCCGACAGCGATCAGGGCTTGCGCGAATGGCAG TCGGAAGTCAAGTTCTTGGGGAAATTTTCTCATCCGAATTTGGTGAGATTACCGGGGTATTGCTGGGAAGACAATCAGTACCTCCTCGTATACGAGTACATGCAGAGGGGAAGCCTAGAGAATCACCTTTTCAGAA GAGGAGCTGAACCACTTCCGTGGGCCGTGAGGCTTAAAATAGCAATCGGAGCTACCCGTGGGCTTGAATTCTTGCATAGACCCGAGATTAACGTCATCTACCGGGATTTTAAATCTTCCAATATATTATTGGATGTG GACTTCAATGCCAAGCTCTCGGATTTCGGGCTAGCAAAACGGGGGCCAGCGGGCGGGAACTCTTACGTGACCACGCAAGTGATTGAGACGGATGACGACGCCACTCCCGAGTACTTTGCCACCG ATATCGGGCTAGCAAAGCTGGGACTGGCGGGTGGGAACTCTCATGTGACCACACGAGTGATCGGAACATATGGATACGCCGCGCCCGAGTACATCGCCACCG GGCATCTGTATGTGAAGAGCGATTTATACGGTTTCGGGGTGGTTCTCCTAGAAATGTTGACGGGTTTACAAGCGCTTGACAATACCCGCCCCAGCGGCCAGCAGAATCTGGTGGAATGGGCGAGGCCGTCGCTCCGCGACAAGAGGAAGCTGAGGAAGATAATGGATTCGAGACTAGAAAGACGATACCCTCTGAAAGCTGCAACTCAGGCAGCTGAGCTCATCCTCAAATGCCTGGAGGGCGATCCTAACGTGAGGCCCTCGACGGATGAAGTACTGAAGACATTAGAACAAATCAACACCATTCgggtgaaaaagaaaggagaccAAGGCGAGCACATCGAGCCGGCCATCCTCTCACCAACATCACCACAATCACCACCACCGATTGCCAATTAA
- the LOC120294495 gene encoding probable serine/threonine-protein kinase PIX13, with protein sequence MASVAIKKYNPDSHQACASGRYVIYVIFPQSEVKFLGKFFSSEFSKITGDYNAKLSDFGLAKLGPAREDSRVTKLEEEEVIERYVYAAPEYIATGHLYVKSDVYGFGVILLEMLTGLQALTCSSSQQNLVEWARPWLHDKRKLRTIMDPRLEARYPMKAATQTAELTLKCLESYHEARPSMDEVLATLEHIDTIREKKKEAKASTSSGPPFH encoded by the exons ATGGCATCGGTTGCCATCAAGAAGTATAATCCTGATAGCCATCAGGCTTGTGCAAGTGGCAG GTATGTTATTTATGTTATCTTTCCACAGTCGGAAGTCAAGTTCTTGGGAAAGTTTTTCTCATCCGAATTTAGTAAGATTACTGGG GACTACAATGCCAAGCTCTCAGATTTTGGGCTAGCAAAGCTAGGACCGGCACGCGAGGACTCTCGAGTGACAaagctagaagaagaagaagtgatcGAAAGATATGTTTACGCCGCTCCTGAGTACATTGCCACTG GACATTTGTATGTGAAGAGTGATGTATATGGCTTTGGAGTGATTCTACTAGAAATGTTGACGGGTTTACAAGCACTTACCTGCTCCAGCAGCCAGCAGAATCTAGTTGAATGGGCGAGGCCATGGCTCCACGACAAGAGGAAGCTGAGGACGATAATGGATCCGAGACTAGAAGCTCGATACCCTATGAAAGCTGCAACTCAGACAGCTGAGCTCACCCTCAAATGCCTGGAGAGCTATCATGAAGCGAGGCCCTCGATGGATGAAGTGCTGGCAACATTAGAACATATCGACACCAttagggagaagaagaaggaggccAAGGCAAGCACATCAAGTGGGCCTCCTTTTCACTAG